Below is a genomic region from Pseudomonas berkeleyensis.
TACTGCTGCAGGCCGAAGTTCTCGAACTGAAAGCCACGCCGTCGGCACCGGGTCGTGGTGTCGTGGTCGAGTCGCGCCTGGACAAGGGCCGTGGCCCGGTTGCCACCGTGCTGGTTCAGGACGGTACGCTGCGTCAGGGCGATATGGTGCTGGTCGGCGTCAACTATGGCCGCGTGCGCGCCATGCTTGACGAGAACGGCAAGCCGATCAAGGAAGCTGGCCCGTCCATCCCGGTCGAAATCCTCGGCCTCGACGGTACGCCGGATGCCGGTGACGACATGACCGTGGTCGCCGACGAGAAGAAGGCCCGTGAAGTTGCTCTGTTCCGTCAAGGCAAGTTCCGCGAGGTCAAGCTGGCCCGTGCTCACGCCGGCAAGCTGGAAAACATCTTCGAGAACATGGGCCAGGAAGAGAAGAAAACCCTCAACATCGTCCTCAAGGCCGACGTGCGTGGTTCTCTGGAAGCGCTGCAAGGCTCGCTCAGCACCCTGGGCAACGACGAAGTGCAAGTGCGTGTGGTCGGTGGCGGCGTCGGTGGTATCACCGAATCCGATGCCAACCTGGCGCTGGCCTCCAATGCCGTGCTGTTCGGCTTCAACGTCCGTGCTGACGCCGGTGCGCGCAAGATCGTCGAGGCCGAAGGCCTGGACATGCGCTACTACAACGTCATCTACGACATCATCGAAGACGTCAAGAAGGCGCTCACCGGTATGCTCGGCAGCGATGTTCGCGAGAACATCCTGGGTACCGCCGAAGTGCGTGACGTGTTCCGTTCGCCGAAGTTCGGCGCGGTCGCCGGTTGCATGGTCATTGAAGGCACTGTCTTCCGTAACCGTCCGATCCGCGTACTGCGTGAAGACGTGGTGATCTTCGAGGGCGAGCTGGAATCCCTGCGTCGCTTCAAGGACGACGTCGCCGAAGTGCGTAACGGCATGGAGTGCGGTATCGCCGTGAAGAGCTACAACGACGTCAAGGTCGGCGACAAGATCGAAGTGTTCGAGAAAGTCCAGGTGGCTCGCAGCCTGTAATCGCGAGTCGCAACACGCAACGCCCGGCCCCGCATTCGCGCGGCCGGGCGTTTGCCGCTTTTGAGTCCGCTGGCGAATAGACGGCGGACGAAGTAAAGGTAAGTAGAAAATGGCCAAAGATTACAGCCGTACACAGCGTATCGGCGACCAGATGCAACGCGAACTGGCCCAGCTCATCCGGCGTGAGGTCAAGGATCCGCGTTTGGGGCTGGTGACCATTACTGCGGTCGACGTCAGCCGTGATATCGGCCACGCCAAGGTCTTCATCACCGTTATGGGGCAGGACGACTCCAATGCCGTCGCCGAGAGCCTCAAGGTGCTCAACGATGCAGCCGGTTTCCTGCGCATGCAGTTGGGCAAGGCGATGAAGCTGCGCAGCGTGCCGCAGTTGCATTTCCACTACGACGAGAGCGTCCAGCGCGGTGCTCACCTGTCGGCGCTGATCGAGCGTGCCGTGGCGGAAGATCGTCTGCACGACGACACTGCCGGTTCCAAGGAGTAAGGCGTGGCGCAGGTCAAACGTATTCGCCGCAAGGTCGACGGCATCATCCTGCTGGACAAGCCCCACGGTTTTACTTCCAACGCGGCGCTGCAGAAGGTGCGTTGGCTGCTCAATGCGGAAAAGGCCGGCCACACCGGCAGCCTCGACCCGCTGGCGACCGGCGTGCTGCCGTTGTGCTTCGGTGAGGCGACCAAGTTCTCCCAGTATCTGCTCGATGCCGACAAGGGCTACGAGACCGTCGCCCAGCTTGGTGTCACCACCACCACTGGGGATGCCGAAGGCGAGGTCATCGAGCGCCGCCCGGTGACCGTCGGTCGCGCCGAGATCGAGGCGCTGTTGCCGCGCTTTCGGGGTGAAATCAAGCAGATACCACCGATGTACTCGGCGCTGAAGAAAGATGGCCAGCCTCTCTACAAACTGGCCCGTGCAGGGGAAGTAGTGGAGCGTGAAGCGCGTTCTGTTACTATTGCGCGCCTGGAATTGCTGGCATGTGAAGGCGAGCAGGTTCGTCTGGCCGTCGACTGCAGCAAAGGCACCTATATTCGTACGCTGGTCGAGGATCTCGGCCAGTTGCTGGGCTGCGGTGCACATGTCGCCGAGTTGCGTCGTACCAAGGCCGGCCCGTTTGACCTGTCACGTACTGTGACCCTGGAAGAGCTGGAGGCTGCACACGCCGAAGGTGGCAACGAGGCGTTGGATCGCTTCCTGTTACCGGCTGACAGTGGCCTGCAGGATTGGCCGCTGCTGCAGTTCTCCGAGCACAGCGCGTTCTACTGGTTGCAAGGGCAACCGGTGCGAGCACCGGAAGCGCCGAAGTTCGGCATGGTGCGGGTGCAGGATCACAACGGCCGCTTCATCGGTATTGGTGAAGTGAGCGATGACGGTCGTATTGCGCCGCGCCGGCTGATCTACACCGGCGCGTAACGGGCTACAGCCCGGATTGAATGGATACCGACGCGTTGCGTCGACAGGCGTTATCGGAGTTGCCGGTAACGCGAATGGTTCGGCCGAGAAGGCTGAAAACCTGGAACTGGCAGATGCCGGGGTCAGGATTACGAGGGTGGCTGTTAGTAGGCACGGTCATGCCTCTTTTTAAAACACGGGAAGCGATTCCCGGCCTATTGAGACTGCTTCAGCAGTTTCCAGATGAGAGGAAGCCAACATGGCACTCAGCGTTGAAGAAAAAGCCCAGATCGTTAACGACTACAAGCAAGCTGAAGGCGATACCGGTAGCCCGGAAGTGCAGGTTGCCCTGCTGACCGCCAACATCAACAAGCTGCAAGGCCACTTCAAGGCCAACGGCAAAGACCACCACAGCCGTCGTGGTCTGATCCGTATGGTTAACCAGCGCCGCAAGCTGCTGGACTACCTGAAGGGTAAAGACACCAGTCGTTACAGCGCCCTGATCGGTCGCCTGGGCCTGCGTCGTTAATAGACGCGAGCTGCACAAGTTGGAAGCTGGGAGTTCGGCGTCGCGAGTGGGGAGTGATCCTCACCTCGTGACGCTGGGCTTCCAGCTTTTGGCTTTCCGAGGGATGCATCGGGTCCGACTCCCGCGCCTCTTTCCGATTTCCCCCAAGGCAACAAAGAGAAGGAAAACACCGTGAACCCGGTAATCAAGAAATTCCAGTTCGGTCAGTCGACCGTCACCCTCGAGACTGGCCGTATCGCCCGTCAAGCCAGCGGCGCCGTATTGGTGACCGTCGATAACGATGTCAGCGTGCTGGTCGCTGTCACCGGTGCCAAAAGCGCCGACCCGAGCAAAGGCTTCTTCCCGCTGTCCGTGCACTACCAGGAAAAAACCTACGCTGCCGGCAAGATCCCTGGCGGTTTCTTCAAGCGTGAAGCACGTCCTTCCGAGAAAGAGACCCTGACCTCGCGTCTGATCGACCGTCCGATCCGTCCGCTGTTCCCGGAAGGTTTCCAGAACGAAGTGCAGGTCATCTGCACCGTGGTTTCCACCAGCAAGAAGACCGATCCGGACATCGCTGCGATGATCGGTACCTCGGCTGCCCTGGCCATCTCCGGCATCCCATTCAACGGCCCGATCGGCGCCGCACGCGTCGCCTTCCACCCGGAAGCCGGCTATCTGCTGAACCCGACCTACGAACAGCTCAAGGCCTCCAGCCTGGACATGGTCGTGGCCGGTACCGAAACCGCCGTTCTGATGGTGGAATCGGAAGCCAAGGAACTGACCGAAGATCAAATGCTGGGCGCCGTACTGTTCGCCCACGATGAGTTCCAGTCCGTCATCAGCGCCATCAAGGCATTCGCTGCCGAAGCCGGCAAGCCGACTTGGGACTGGCAGCCAAAGCCGGAAAACACCGCTCTGCTGAACGCCATTCGTGGCGAGTTCGGCGAGGCCATCTCCCAGGCCTACACCATCACCATCAAGCAGGATCGCTATGCGCGTCTGGGCGAGCTGCGTGATCAGGTCGTGGCCAAGTTCGCCAGCGAAGAAGGCGTGCCTTCCGCTGCCGAGGTCAAGGAAGCCTTTGGCGAAATCGAATACCGCACCGTGCGCGAGAACATCGTCAACGGCAAGCCGCGTATCGATGGTCGTGACACCCGCACCGTTCGTGGTCTGAACATCGAAGTCGGCGTTCTGGACAAGACCCACGGCTCGGCCCTGTTCACCCGTGGCGAAACCCAGGCGCTGGTCGTCGCTACCCTCGGTACCGCGCGCGACGCGCAACTGCTGGATACCCTCGAAGGCGAGAAGAAAGACCCCTTCATGCTGCACTACAACTTCCCGCCGTACTCGGTCGGTGAGTGTGGTCGCATGGGCGCCACTGGCCGTCGCGAAATCGGCCACGGCCGTCTGGCCCGCCGTGGCGTTGCCGCCATGCTGCCGAGCGCTGACGAGTTTCCGTACACCATCCGCGTGGTATCGGAAATCACCGAGTCCAACGGCTCTTCCTCCATGGCTTCGGTCTGCGGTGCTTCCCTGGCCCTGATGGACGCTGGTGTGCCGATGAAGGCGCCGGTTGCCGGTATCGCCATGGGGCTGGTTCTGGAAGGCGACAAGTTTGCCGTCCTGACCGACATTCTCGGTGACGAAGACCACCTGGGCGACATGGACTTCAAGGTAGCCGGTACCGCCAAAGGCGTCACTGCGTTGCAGATGGACATCAAGATCCAGGGCATTACCGAAGAGATCATGGAGCAGGCCCTGGAGCAGGCGCTGGAAGCTCGCCTGAACATCCTCGGCCAGATGAACCAGGTCATCGCCCAATCGCGCAGCGAGCTGTCGGAAAACGCTCCGACCATGCTGGCGATGAAGATCGACCAGGACAAGATCCGCGACGTCATCGGCAAGGGTGGTGCCACCATCCGCGCGATCTGCGAAGAGACCAAGGCCTCGATCGACATCGAAGACGATGGCTCGATCAAGATCTTCGGCGAAACCAAGGAAGCCGCCGAGGCTGCCAAGCAGCGCGTACTGGCCATCACCGCCGAAGCCGAGATCGGCAAGATCTACGTCGGCAAGGTCGAGCGCATCGTTGACTTCGGTGCCTTCGTCAACATCCTGCCGGGCAAGGACGGTCTGGTTCACATCTCCATGCTCAGCGATGCTCGCGTAGAGAAAGTGACCGACGTTCTGAAAGAAGGTCAGGAAGTCGAAGTGCTGGTACTGGACGTGGACAACCGCGGCCGTATCAAACTGTCGATCAAGGACGTAGCGGCCGCCAAGGCCTCCGGCGTTTAAGCGACGGTTCGTTCGCTGCAATGAGAAGGGCTCCCGCGGGAGCCCTTTTTCATGCCTGTTCTCCAGCGATTACTGCGTGCCCCTGATATGGGCGTCCCAGCTCTGCATCGCCAGCAGCGCCACTGCGCTCAGTTCTGTCTTGCCTACGCCGTCACGGGCCAACAGCGACATGCCGCTTTGCAGAGTTTGTACGAAGCGGGCGAGAGCATGGGCGTCGGTCGAAGGTGGCAGCTCGCCTGTTTCGATGGCCTGGCGAATGCGTGCTTCGATGCGTTCGCAAGTCACGGCACGGGCTGAGCGGACATGTTCGCCAAGCTCGATATGACCTTCGCTGGCCACTGACGAGAGTGCCACCATGCAGCCGTGAGGAACCTCGACGAGATTCCCGGTAAACGTGGCCGCAGAATCCACCAGCAGGGCCGTTATCGCTTCTCGGGCAGTGGGCGCGGCGCAGAAATTGCCCCACACCAGCCCTTCATAGGTCTTGCCGTAATAGTCGATGGCTTCGGCGTAGAGCGTCTCTTTCGAGCCAAAGGCCGCATACAGACTGGGCGAGCCAATGCCCATGGCCGCGGTGAGGTCGGCGATGGAGGTCGCTGCATAGCCCTGGCGCCAGAACAGGTGGGTCGCTTTGGCCAGTGCGGCTTCGCGGTCGAAGGTTCGTGGGCGGCCGCGAGCTGGTTTGCTTTTCTCGGGTTTATCCATGGGGCTTTGGGAACCGGTTGTCGCGCCTGGGCAATATGCCACATCCGCTGTGCGCCTATGGCGTTCGGGTATTGCGTAGAACCCAGATATCGGCAGAGATTGCCTGCAACGCGTTGTGCAGACAGGCACCGTTCAGGCGGCGGTCGGCGCTTTGGCGCCCGCATAAGTAATGCGTTTGGCTTGGCGCGAGGGGGCTGCGTCTTCTCTATTTCATATCTGCCCCAGCGTGAAGTGAGGCCGTATAACCATTCTTGGTCGTGCCATGAGCCAGGAGATCGCGTTTCGGAGCGCGTCCATCAGCTTCGGCTCCCTGAATGAATTGCGGATCATGCAAATTGCCCGGGCTATTTTCTTCAAGTCGGCGAAATGCAATCAAAAGGCTATGTCTTTATTTTTATAAGTCTTTGTTTTTAAAGTATTTATTTTATTTTAAAAAACTGGCACAGCGCTTGCGATAGTACTGGTGAACCTGCAGCCAGGAGTTGGTTTGCAGATTGTCTGGAATGTACAGGAGTCGAACCATGAAACAGCCAATCAACCGTTTTGCCGCTACCACCCTGACCGCTGCTGTGCTGAGCATGTCTCTGGCTTCGGCAGCTTTCGCCGCCGAGCCGACCATGCTGGCAGCCAACGATACTGTGGATAAAGCCGAGCAGGCTGTATCCGACACCTGGATCACCAGCAAGGTGAAGTCCACCTTCGTCGCTGACTCGAACCTCAGTGCTCTGGACATCAAGGTCGAGACCAACCAAGGCGTGGTTTCCCTGTCCGGTGTGGTAGCGACCGACGCCGAACGTGATCTGGCCATTGCCAAGACCAAGGAAATCGAAGGCGTGCGTGACGTCTCCGCCGATGCTCTGAAAACGGCTGACTGATAACCGTGCCGGCCGGGTCTAGGCCCGGCCCCATCCCCCTGTCACTGGGAGAATGACCATGAATAGCGACATCATCAAAGGCAAATGGAAGCAGCTCAGCGGTCGCATCAAGGAGCGCTGGGGCAACCTGACCGATGACGACCTGGACGTCGCCGAAGGCCACAGCGAATACCTGGCCGGCAAACTGCAGGAACGTTACGGCTGGACCAAGGAAAAGGCCCAGCAAGAGCTGCGCGATTTCAGCGACAAGCTCTAAGTACGGATAGCCTGGTACGGATGCCGCACGAGCACGGATGGCTACAGGCACGGACGTCGTATCAGCACGGATAGCGACAGGCATGGATGCTCAAAGGCCCCACCGGTGTGACCGGTGGGGTCTTTTGCTGTTCAAGGGGCGGACTGTGTCCGCGCTTGCCAGAGAATGCGCTGATGTGCGGCGCCCTGTGCAGGGCTGGCGTCAGCTGCCGCGTTTGCTGCGGATCTCGATCAGACGACCACCTTCGAAGCGCAGGAAGTGGTACATGCCGCTTTTCGGCCCGTAGACCCATTCCTCGACACTCACTTCATTGCGAAAGCCATAGGTATCGACGACCTCCTTGTAGCCGATGAAGTCGCGGCTGGCGGGTTCGCCGCACTTGCTCAGCACTTCCGCACTGGGCGCGGTCTTGCTCACCAGGGCGCTGCCACAGCGATAGGTGGAGGAGGCCTCGGCGGCAAGCGGCAGGCACAGCATGACGAGCAGGTATCCGAGTTTGTGCATGGGAATCTCCTGCTCAGCGTTCGCGGCGCCGTTCGATGGCGGTCAGGCGGTTGCCTTCGAAGCGCAGGATGCTGAGCATACCGTTGCTCGGGCCGTACACCCATTCTTCGATCATGTATTCGCGGCGGTCGTAGGAACCCAGGGTGTAACCGATCGGGTCGCGATGCACCGGCGCGCCACATTTGCGTTCGACTTCGAACGGGCGGTCGCCGAGGCTGACCAGGGCGCTACCGCAGCGCATGGTATCAGCCTGCGCGGTAGCGCTGATCAGGCATGCGAACAGGGTGGCAAACGGGATGAAGGGCAAGCTGCGCATGATCATTGACTGTCCAGATGCAGGGCGGTGAGCACGCGTCCATTGGCCTCGGGCTCAGCCAGGTTGACATCGATCAGGTAGACACGTTCATCGTACAACCCGCCCTGTTCCACCAGGTAGTCCTTGATCGTTGCAGCGCGTTGCTGAGCCAACTGACGCAGTAACAGCTTGCTTTGAGCCCAGGAGTCCAGCACGGCCTGGCGCATGTTCTGGGTGCGCTGCGCGGCGTTGAGCTCGCTCCATTCGGACGGAGGCTGCTGTTTCAGGCGGGTGCGATAGATGCCTTCGAGCAGGGCGGCCTGTTCGTCCTCATCGACCGCCAGCTCATCCGGGCTGGCCGGTACCTTGTCGCCACGGCGTTGCAGCACCTTGTACCAGCTTTCGCGGAACTCGCGCTGCAGGCGTTGTTCGGCCAGCAGCGGGCCGTCGCTGGCTTGCGCGCTCTGGCCCTCCACCTCCAGGCGCAGGTTGGGTCGTTCCTGCAGCGCCTTGGCCAAGGTATCGAGTGCCTGGCGGGCGTCGCCTTCCAGCTCCGCCGAACCCGGGCTGAATGGTACGGTGCTGAGGTCGACATCGCTGCCGCCAACCAGACCGGCGATGAACTTGAACGGCGCCTGCGCTGCACGCAGCACCAGGTTGCGCAGGGTTTGCCAGACGATGGGCATGACGCTGAACTGCGGGTTGTTCAAGTCGCCCTGTACCGGCAGCTCGAGGGCGATGTTGCCCTGGGTGTCCTTGAGCAGGGCGACTGCCAGGCGTATTGGCAGATCCACTGCATCGGGGCTGTCGACCCGTTCGCCCAGTTGCAGGTTTTCCACCAGCACCTTGTTCTCGGCGTTGAGCTGGCCTTTCTCGATGCGGTAATGCAGGTCGAGATTGAGGCGGCCTTTGCGGATGCGATAGCCGGCGAACTTGCCGGAGTAGGGGGTGATGGTGGTCAGTTCGACGTTCTTGAAGCTGGTGGCGATGTCCAGGCTGTTGAGCGGATCGAAGGGGGTGAGTTGGCCCTTGATGCTCATCGGCGCGTAGCGATCCACCTTGCCCTTGATGTCGACGCTGGCGGCCTGCGGCTTTTGATTGTCGAGCGTGCCGATGCGGCCGTTCATCTGTTGAATGGCCGTGGCGAAGCTGGGGGTCAGGCTGAAGTCGGCGAAATTGGCCGAACCGTCGTTGACGGTGACACCGCCGATACGGATTGCCAGCGGTTTGCCGGTGTCCTGCTGAGCTGAGCCGGCAGCGGCGGGTTGCGGCACGATCAGGTCACTGACGTTGGTGGTGAGGTTCTCGTTGATCACGAAGCGGGCGTAGGGCTGATCCAGTTCGATCCGCTCGATGGCCAGGCTGTCGCCATGGCGATAGTCGAGGCCGTTGACGCGTACCTGTTTCCAGCGCAGGAAGTCACGTTCGCGCAGGGTGTCGAGGGTATGCAACTGATCGACCTTGGCACTGCCGGTCACACTCAGCGCCAAGGGCTCGGTGCTCTTGAGTTGTACGTCGAGGTCGCTGCCGAGCAGGCCGCTGCGCAGTTCCAGGCGGATAAAGGGGTTGAGGTAGGCCTGGGCCAGGCGCAGGTCGATATCCTGGGTGATGACCTTGAGCCGGGCCGTGGTTGGGGTCAGTTGTACGTC
It encodes:
- the pnp gene encoding polyribonucleotide nucleotidyltransferase, whose protein sequence is MNPVIKKFQFGQSTVTLETGRIARQASGAVLVTVDNDVSVLVAVTGAKSADPSKGFFPLSVHYQEKTYAAGKIPGGFFKREARPSEKETLTSRLIDRPIRPLFPEGFQNEVQVICTVVSTSKKTDPDIAAMIGTSAALAISGIPFNGPIGAARVAFHPEAGYLLNPTYEQLKASSLDMVVAGTETAVLMVESEAKELTEDQMLGAVLFAHDEFQSVISAIKAFAAEAGKPTWDWQPKPENTALLNAIRGEFGEAISQAYTITIKQDRYARLGELRDQVVAKFASEEGVPSAAEVKEAFGEIEYRTVRENIVNGKPRIDGRDTRTVRGLNIEVGVLDKTHGSALFTRGETQALVVATLGTARDAQLLDTLEGEKKDPFMLHYNFPPYSVGECGRMGATGRREIGHGRLARRGVAAMLPSADEFPYTIRVVSEITESNGSSSMASVCGASLALMDAGVPMKAPVAGIAMGLVLEGDKFAVLTDILGDEDHLGDMDFKVAGTAKGVTALQMDIKIQGITEEIMEQALEQALEARLNILGQMNQVIAQSRSELSENAPTMLAMKIDQDKIRDVIGKGGATIRAICEETKASIDIEDDGSIKIFGETKEAAEAAKQRVLAITAEAEIGKIYVGKVERIVDFGAFVNILPGKDGLVHISMLSDARVEKVTDVLKEGQEVEVLVLDVDNRGRIKLSIKDVAAAKASGV
- a CDS encoding BON domain-containing protein codes for the protein MKQPINRFAATTLTAAVLSMSLASAAFAAEPTMLAANDTVDKAEQAVSDTWITSKVKSTFVADSNLSALDIKVETNQGVVSLSGVVATDAERDLAIAKTKEIEGVRDVSADALKTAD
- a CDS encoding DUF748 domain-containing protein codes for the protein MPKGLKRALSALLIALFLYSLIGFLILPGIALRIANQQLAQYATVPASLQRLQLNPFSLELNLWGLRIGEAGQEHLAFERLYANLQSDSLWSGALHLAAVELQGARTAVLFDKDGTLNLTQLFRLPETTEEKQPSSGDPFPLRIDTIVLQENALRFQDLRPSEPVEFAYDALDLKLHNLSTLPEDNAEMTLTASGPNGAKIDWQGQVSLTPITSSGSLKISDGRLSTFWPYVRDAVPLVLKEGLVDLSSDYRLDLSKGTELQLSKVAIQLAPFAIDDPDGKPLARLQRLEVTDTSLDLAKQQVVVGQVRSQGLEAWAAREADGQLDWQKLFAGKPQPASEAAPEAQTETKPWQVLLQDVQLRDYKAHLADRVPKENVALEVGPLNLDLKDFDSLGDKPFNLKLDTGLGKQGKLQAAGDVQLTPTTARLKVITQDIDLRLAQAYLNPFIRLELRSGLLGSDLDVQLKSTEPLALSVTGSAKVDQLHTLDTLRERDFLRWKQVRVNGLDYRHGDSLAIERIELDQPYARFVINENLTTNVSDLIVPQPAAAGSAQQDTGKPLAIRIGGVTVNDGSANFADFSLTPSFATAIQQMNGRIGTLDNQKPQAASVDIKGKVDRYAPMSIKGQLTPFDPLNSLDIATSFKNVELTTITPYSGKFAGYRIRKGRLNLDLHYRIEKGQLNAENKVLVENLQLGERVDSPDAVDLPIRLAVALLKDTQGNIALELPVQGDLNNPQFSVMPIVWQTLRNLVLRAAQAPFKFIAGLVGGSDVDLSTVPFSPGSAELEGDARQALDTLAKALQERPNLRLEVEGQSAQASDGPLLAEQRLQREFRESWYKVLQRRGDKVPASPDELAVDEDEQAALLEGIYRTRLKQQPPSEWSELNAAQRTQNMRQAVLDSWAQSKLLLRQLAQQRAATIKDYLVEQGGLYDERVYLIDVNLAEPEANGRVLTALHLDSQ
- the rpsO gene encoding 30S ribosomal protein S15 produces the protein MALSVEEKAQIVNDYKQAEGDTGSPEVQVALLTANINKLQGHFKANGKDHHSRRGLIRMVNQRRKLLDYLKGKDTSRYSALIGRLGLRR
- a CDS encoding CsbD family protein; translated protein: MNSDIIKGKWKQLSGRIKERWGNLTDDDLDVAEGHSEYLAGKLQERYGWTKEKAQQELRDFSDKL
- the truB gene encoding tRNA pseudouridine(55) synthase TruB produces the protein MAQVKRIRRKVDGIILLDKPHGFTSNAALQKVRWLLNAEKAGHTGSLDPLATGVLPLCFGEATKFSQYLLDADKGYETVAQLGVTTTTGDAEGEVIERRPVTVGRAEIEALLPRFRGEIKQIPPMYSALKKDGQPLYKLARAGEVVEREARSVTIARLELLACEGEQVRLAVDCSKGTYIRTLVEDLGQLLGCGAHVAELRRTKAGPFDLSRTVTLEELEAAHAEGGNEALDRFLLPADSGLQDWPLLQFSEHSAFYWLQGQPVRAPEAPKFGMVRVQDHNGRFIGIGEVSDDGRIAPRRLIYTGA
- a CDS encoding DUF2845 domain-containing protein is translated as MIMRSLPFIPFATLFACLISATAQADTMRCGSALVSLGDRPFEVERKCGAPVHRDPIGYTLGSYDRREYMIEEWVYGPSNGMLSILRFEGNRLTAIERRRER
- a CDS encoding TetR/AcrR family transcriptional regulator, whose product is MDKPEKSKPARGRPRTFDREAALAKATHLFWRQGYAATSIADLTAAMGIGSPSLYAAFGSKETLYAEAIDYYGKTYEGLVWGNFCAAPTAREAITALLVDSAATFTGNLVEVPHGCMVALSSVASEGHIELGEHVRSARAVTCERIEARIRQAIETGELPPSTDAHALARFVQTLQSGMSLLARDGVGKTELSAVALLAMQSWDAHIRGTQ
- the rbfA gene encoding 30S ribosome-binding factor RbfA, coding for MAKDYSRTQRIGDQMQRELAQLIRREVKDPRLGLVTITAVDVSRDIGHAKVFITVMGQDDSNAVAESLKVLNDAAGFLRMQLGKAMKLRSVPQLHFHYDESVQRGAHLSALIERAVAEDRLHDDTAGSKE
- a CDS encoding DUF2845 domain-containing protein gives rise to the protein MHKLGYLLVMLCLPLAAEASSTYRCGSALVSKTAPSAEVLSKCGEPASRDFIGYKEVVDTYGFRNEVSVEEWVYGPKSGMYHFLRFEGGRLIEIRSKRGS